The nucleotide window CCTTAAGTTTTACTTGTACCAatctgattttaaaaataaagatgtaGCAAGCTCCAGGCAtcaaattatataaagaaaaggaCTTTCTTGTTTGCTTACGGCAAGAGTAAAATCCCATAAACAATAATTAGTCTGACAAAGGTAAATTGAACtcccagaaaaagaaaaagaaacaaagagcacATAAGCGCAAAGAAACTTTGAAAATTCAGGACATCTTTTATATAACCATCTGCTAATGTTTACTTGCTCAAATAAAAATAATCTAAATGAAATTTGTAGCAAAAACTTAAAAGTATAGATAAACATAAGTGGATATATCTATTATTCTCTATGCTTCCTTGAAAATAGATGGACTACCGGAGAATATATACAAGATGTTCTATTATGACCAATTCTTTTGTAAAGACCACATTTGAATGTTACTTTTGATGATTCGGTAGCTGGAATATGTCTTTTTTTCTGCCTTCTACCTGGCAGGACTTTGAAATCTGGAGGTTTAATAATTTGTGACTTAACACTCTCTGGTACAATCTAAGAATTCGTATGTCCTACAGGATGTATTTGTTCTTCATATAATTTCAGCCAAGATTCCTTTAAGTACCAGTCGGAGCAGAAATTGGACTTCTTGATGTTTGTCTTCTCGATAGCTTCAATTGTATGTATACATGGTAATTCATCaaattgaaactgaaaataatcacatgttcttttgtttaagtTCCACCAAAAAAGTAATTCCTTTTTCCTCAACTCTAGAACACCATGAATCAACATGGAAGACCTTCAAAGTTGAAATATTATAAGTTAGTACATTATGTTAAATTATCATTAAAATAATAAGCTAAAGTAAGAATATAATATTTACATTTAAAGTAAAAGCTAAAtctatctttttcttcaattcctcttCTACCCAACAAGAAACGTTATAAAAAGTTCCTtctgcttcatttcttctttcataaaacCAACCGTCGTAGCTTCACTTGGATGAAATCCATCATTCTTAATATAGGCAGCTCCCTTGCTTCTAATGGCACAGAATTCATTGACTCAACTATGTTTGTTGTGAGCATGACATATCTTCGTCGTGGACTACAAGAACGTGCCCACTTTTCCGGTGGTTCTTCCATCAAGTAGTCAAAAGTCTCCATATCAAATTTTGTTATATCTGACACGTATAGATTAAATTCTTTGCGCTTGTATACTCTTGCAGCACTTTGGAAAAGTTTTATGACCTCAATTTTTACTTTTCTTCGCTTTAGGTTCTGCTCCAAATGATTGATACAAATCTCATGGTGGCTTTCAGGATATACATTTGTGATGCCATGTgtaatagattcattcatgtccaataagaaaattaaattatcacGGCTCCCAATTGCATTGCGAAGCTCACTAAAGTAACACTCATAGGAATTGTTATTTTCAGATTCTGTAATTCCAAAGGCTAGTGGGAATATTTGGTTATTTACATCCTTTGAAActgaaatcattaaaacaccaTGATATTTTGACTTCAAAAAAGTTGCATCAATAGCAATCACTGGTCTACAATGATTCCAACCAGCTATTGATGATCCatatgcataaaacatataaagaaacctgAAAAATACAGATTAACGAAAGGTTAAAAATACAAGACACCaaatccttaacatttacactgcacacatcaaagttaaggacagctTGTCCTTGACATTTTCAccgcacacatcaaagttaaggacaacttGTCCTTAATTTTTACAATGCAAACATCAAAGTTATGgataccatgtccttaactttttcactgcacacatccaagttaaggacaccatgacCTTAACATTTTCACTGCACACGTCAAAGTTAatgacaccatgtccttaacattttcactACACGcattaaagttaaggacaccatgtccttaacattttcactgcacacatcaaagttaaggacatcatgtctttaacttttacaatgcacatatcaaagttaaggacaccatgtccttagcTTTTtaactgcacacatcaaagttaaggacaccaagTCCATaacattttcactgcacacatcaaagttaaggacaccatgtcctaaaGTTTATAAAACAGACTAATAAACTCTTTTTGATTGTTTACCTGTTGTTGTCGTCTATCTTTATGTTAGTGTATGTTTCCGGGTTTTTACTTTTCATCATATACAAGTATGAAGACAATAATTCATAAGTTCCTCTTATTAAAGGTGAAGCACGTTGAATAGCACGCCACGCCTTGTGATAACCAATGTCTAGTCCATGCAATTTTTGCATTTCTGCCATGAAAAAGGTTGGTGTAACTTCAAaccttgggtcttgaagattgtCAATAATGTAATCACTAATCAACTTTGAAGTTGCATGCCTTTGATCAACTTTCATAGTGTTAACTGagcagtcatgatttttcttaaTCTTTACTATCTTGAATAGTGTTGAATCTTTAATTCTGAAAGCACGCACACACCACTCACACCTATCATCATTACATTTCAACGAATATCTTGTTGAGCTTGATCTAACAACCTTGAATTCAAAATGTCCTTTAATTGCTAAATTCGAAAAATAGTTAATTATACTcttctttttgtcaaatattgatcccacttttatttcatccaatgaagcattttctcttaatatcgtagttggggattctttttcttttgaatttgagCTTCGTCTAGTTAGTTGAGTAGAGTTTTTTTCATCAACTTCTTCTATTACCGGTGCACTCTCTAAGACTTGAATACTCAAAACTAGTTCGTTGTTAATATCTATAATGCTTTGTCCTTTCACTTGAATAGAATCAAATGTTTGAAGCACCTTTTCAGTTATTGGTTTAGCTTCAACCACATCTATTGCCATTATCTGTTGGCAATTGTCTTGATTGTCTTGGTGAGTTTCTATATTGACATGTTCAAAGGTGCTTGTAGAACCAAAAACTCTTTCTGAAACATCAACAATGAAACGACAACCCTTTGAAGAGTGAATGAATTTTTAGTAACTCTATACATGTGTGAAGATCTAAATATTTCGATACAAGTATTCCCTTGTTGTTTACCaggttgatatcaaaccatatcatTGCTTCAAACTTGTCTCTATCTAATTCAATAACTTCAAAGACCTGGTTAATGAAATCTTCAAATTGAATTGCCTCAGGTACTAGAACAAGCTTTGTTTGATGATCAAGATACTTATAGTTTGCAGTCCATATACCATTAAAAGCAACTATAATACATATTGTATCCATCCTGCAAGTCAAGAAAATGGGAAATTCAGGACATATTTATCCAACAATCgtgaagttaaggacacgatgtcctaAACATTATCAATACAAGTTGCAAAATACAGGATACTATGTCCTTCATAATTATAACAACAATCATGAAGTTAAGTACATCATGTCCTAAATTTTATCAATACAATTTGCAAATATAGGACTCTATGTCCTCAAAATTTATACAGTAGTCATGAAGTGttacgacccgactggtcgttttaagaatttatgccatgatcccctattaactgctttctccgtatttatttctgctattgtgagttgccgggaggaattattgggagtttcggagagttttgggacacttagtccctaaatgagagcttaagttctaGAAATTTAACCGTAGTCGGATCAGTGCGAAGATgaccttggaatggaattccgatgattccattagctctgttgggtattttgggtttaggagcgtgttcggattgtgttttggaggtccgtagctaaattagtcttgaaatgccgaaagttgaattttttgaagtttccggttcgatagtgagattttgatccgatggTCAGaaaggaattttggaagttggagtagctccatagtatcgaattgacgtgtgtgcaaaatttcaggtcattcagacgatgtttgatagactttttgatcaaaagcgtattttgagagttttttaaTTTCTTAGGCtagaatccgatgttaaattggtattttgatgttgttttgagcattttgaAGATTgcaaaaagtttgaatgatgttttaggattggttgacatgtttggttgaggtcccaagggcctgggttgtgtttcggatgctcaacgaggtattttggaacttgttgaaattgcagaaaaattgcagcagcccagttctggtttccttctttgcgttcgtgggtagggtctcgcgttcgcgaagaggagctaggGCTGGGGGAGTCTTTGcgcttcacattcgcgaagagtctcccgcgttcgcgaagttgAGAGGTTTCATacctatgcgttcgcgatggtGTTCCCGCGTTCACGTAGAAAGAGGGTGCTTTGCATCGATTTTGCGTCctgtgtatcgcgttcgcgatgaaggaatctAGGCCCAAGCGAATTTgcgcttcgcaaacgcgaggggccttccgcgttcgcgaagaagggatatcttggcagtatttaaatagcccatccgcgacccttcttcatatttccaccattttttaacgagattgaagcttttgagggtgATTTTTGAGAAAACCAAAGGGAAATCACTTagaggtaacatttttgacttcataactcctttatatgtgattaaaggtctGATTAGTGGTAAAAAATAtggaaaaaatgggtaattagggcttgagattaaatGACCTTGTCATACCTTCTTTTTACTACCACCCATAAGGGGAGGGtttaagggagtttttttcaacttaaagtgacaatcgaaacaggatcattttattaaaaaattcagagtcgccacttggaataattttatggtgtcccaagtcactagtttcaaatcccgaatcgagggaaaattgactctgttttacagtccgcgaacacagaaatcggggtaaggaattccgttaacccaggagaaggtattaggcattcccgagttccgtggttctagcacgatcactcaactattataattggcctattatctgattctaatacatgttttaacctatggtacaactttaactttataaccgcttttatttaatattttttaggaagatttcaactttatttaaaacacgtcttgaaccacgtcacataaatgcacccgcggtccccgacatattttatctaatattgttgagatttggatttaggttaCATAAATTcacacccaagtttaggaaggtaatttttaaaataacGCGTCAAAAGCAACTACGCAtcttcaagtttgcgagggccaagAATTATAGGATTTTATTATGGGAGGAACAAAATAAATTAGCTATAGGGAAATGTATTAGCTTGTAGCCCTATTGATATTTGTATTTGTCTCTATTTAAACCCATATACACTTAAAAGGGTAAAATCATACAAGATCAAACAAAATCTTCAACATTCCCAAATTAACCGTGAAATACAACCAAAGGTTTAAACTGACGAGCTCATTACGGCAAAACGAAGCGAATTAACACAAACGTGAACACGAAAACATATGAACACAAACAGAAAACGTGAACCCAAATGAAACAAAATACAGAGATACCGAATGGAACACAAACGCAAacgaaacaaaataaaataacattgAAACAGTAGACAAAACGAGAACACAAAGATACCAAAAATTAACATGGCCAACATGCTTTTGATTACTTACAGAATGGGAATTTTCAATTGCAGACCCACAAACATATGAATTCACCATAATACAATGAACATTTATTCATTTATAGTGGATAGACATATAAACACGAGAAAATTTCAAATTACATGGCTACGGATTTCACTTGGGAAAATGGTAATCAACCATGACTGATGAAAGCACACGTTAACATTGTAAAATAAATCCCATCTTTTAATGGCTCTTTCAAAGTTTGATTCACAGTAATTAGCAAAATAAAGAGGAATTAATAGAAATGAACCTGTTAAGTGCTTCTCTTTTAATATGTAAAGAAATATGTTTTGAAGCAGATTCAACAAGATGAAGGCCCGAAGAAAATACAGCAACAATATGAAGCAGGAACCGAGAACCGACCTCTAACGGACACTCCAAATCGAAAATCCATTTCAGCTTGACCCCATCTTTGAACCTAAATTTCCGAAATTGAAGAATGAAGAGAGCAACGACTATGGTATTTTAAAAGGGGTGAGTCAGATGCTTTTAATTTTAGTCACTCCTGGTCCCCTCCGTTCATCCTCTTAATTTCCCCCTTTTCTAatttttcatccatttttttgCAGGTCCGTTCTCTGCTTTTTCTTGGGTGTACATGTTTGATCTTCTTAAAATAAAGGGTGGATGAGTTATTACGTGTGTATATGATGATATGTGGCTTCTTTCTCAAATCAGAATGTGAAAAATATGATGGGTTCAAAGAGATTTCTTAGAGGGGAATCCTTGCCGTAGaggaattttcttctttttgcttTGTGTGGTCTCTTGCGGCTGTTTTGGTTGCCTCAGGCCTTTTTGAATTAGTTAGGTCTTTGTGATGGAGAAGATGAAAAATCTGATGGGGGAAGGGGTCCTTCTAAAATGGTGGATGGCTTTTTTTGAGTGTCTAGCTCTCTATTTAGGCattaggtactattatataggagtagggattaggttaggggtatgggcctaggaattatgggctcggtccaaaattaggcttaaaaatggATTGCTCGaacccaagttttattctttccccgcgaacgagacgaaaaatacgatctcatttattaactaatcatacttaagtaaaataactattaaaataagaccgaccattaaaataaattattttttggtatttttcaatattaaaaatgactacaaaacattaatggaataattttttataattttcatttttcttgtaataaaataaagtaaaagagtcaaaattaattaaaatagctataaattaaatatttacgtgctaaaatatgaaaaatcttagggagtgtcaaaaattacatgtctacagctgccttTCTTTGATTGGAaatgcgaagagttttcagacaaagaatgactagacaagttttttgactcgacccttatttaaggagaccaaaaactaagaggaaggagaatgtgaccgagccctggtatctgagctgcttacatatccttggctataaaggaatcaggtcatgtgtagttcagaagtgaatgtggtgatggagtaccgaggtggagagtcggtcgaggtgccgttccgctgaggttccggtccgcggtcccgttattacatcaaaatcaaaaatataaaaaatactaactaatccTATcgactacgagttacaagattcctatctatgagtttctgaagcttgatctagagtcttggttggttcttcatgcggaccctgatctgaatcttgatgcttgttagccgcaggtgttggttcaatcttcttcaacttttcaaacCAAGATGGGAgatgcagagcttgtgacctcagcccTGCCTtaagcagctcacatctttcattaacttctatatttggattcacttattatctttctttttctttttttttctttttattctggattgtgactaacttctgttgatcaccttgGACTGCTGAATCGCATTCTTgatgcgagcttcttttgttgctgacctgaattgcattctgaattgaattctcttattctccaggtaggcgcctgattactgaacttgaaccgtcttctcttgttacttgacactgttttcccttgcaccttgaaccattttcccttgaaacttgaactgtcttccttcgaaactgctttcccttgaaacttgagttgtcttccttcgaaactgctttcccttgaaacttgagttgtcttcccttgttttccaggtgggcgcctgattacaacaaaacagacaaaacaaaagaaattttcctgccccagtttgatattgggaacatttGTGAGTGTTAACAAAACTATAAATCACTTGCGTTGCTGATgaatgatgcaatgatgagagttaAATTAATaactagactaggatgtgcgtctcctaaacgtgattgagcttgcggaaaactataaactaagcttgactaaagtaaaaactgaccctattctccaggcgccCCCCCTGATTTAAGGAAAACTAatcattgataatcttaagaaaactaaaaaatgactccccttttttttcaaattcagacttcctttttttttaaaattattatcctatgagaaaattcatcggactatgttttctatcttaggagaaagattcattagactaagattttgatccaaggagaaagttcatcagactaggtctcttttctacttcttttttggtatcttaggagaaaggttcatcggactaagatatctatcctaggagaaagttcatcagactaggtcttctatcttaggagaaagattcatcaaactaagattttgatcctaggagaaaatttatcagactaggtctctatcttaggagaaagattcatcagactaagattttgatcctaggagaaagttcatcagactaggtcttctatcttaggagaaaaattcattagactaagattttttttgtatcttaggagaaagattcatcagactaagatgtttatcctaggagaaagttcatcagactaggttttctatcttaggagaaaggttcatcagactaagacatttattttttgtatcttaggagaaagattcatcagaataAGATGTTTATCcgaggagaaagttcatcagactaggttttctatcttaggagaaaagtttatcagactaagacatttatcctaggagaaagatttatcagactaggttttcttatattaggagaaagattcatcagacttagacatttatcctaggagaaaattcatcagactaggactttttatcctaggaggaaaaaaatGTGAAGAACAATGGCAatattttatgcacaatagcaagacaaataaaggcgaAGATTTGTGAAACTTCCTTTTGTtggctcttctcttcttctttttttcttttgcttcttttttttttctttctttgttttctttctgttttttgcACCGCTTTCCTTACACTACTTTGTTCCTATTTCTCACAAAGAAAAATTGATTAGTTtttaaaatggtggtcggtttgtggccttgagtcttgggcagcttggcttctactcaatcagcttgagtcggtctcaaaagacttttgttctgcaccaactctaattgtttcacaccagtaccatttgtatttgtagTTCAAACAGCTTTATCCCaattggagatctttgcttaggtgaccttttctgatatcttgaatgacttcctgcttttgagcaaTTGGTCTGCcagagagaatcaccagttatctttgcttgcgccaagtaggctgacaagagtctttttggggaagcctttgcatgaatcctcaaggtatGTTAACAGTAACAgctgagtgtgctggccaaatttactttatgcaactgaaaagctggtagcaaatgttgaaatcttttcttgcttgttttgacaaggactgactcagagtggaAGACACAATggtgcaaagaaacaagtattaacaagaaatacccctgtcggaaggacggaaggaagatttttttttcaataactagccttaatgatcatgacatgcattttggactcaacggaCTGATATATCAAACCAATctaatcttcccttttaccattcttatgatcttTGAAGTCGGGCCTATCGTGGAAATCATTTGCATCagcttcatgactcactttcgactaatgGTGCCTTGAggaattttcaccaacaagcctctctcatgtATTCATCTCTACTTACCGTTGCCTTACTgtgcccgtgagagttttcactagtaagactctctcatttttctttttctttttcttactttttgtgagtaacttgacagtgttctatgtcgcgtgacagccgttgctcattgcatgcttctcttggcatttcctaaaggcatatcgggaggtctttatttggaaggattttcgatagggttggaaagaaagaaaGCTCAAAATAGACTCAAATAAAGGGGGTTGTAAACTTACAATTCTTgaaatcgactctttcaaaagtgaaataaaatctttgccccagtttcagctattggggatttttggtatatttctatttttctttttctttttcttctaaactCTTATTTGAGTGGACCAAACTgtgagactgcctacgtatcctttttttaaggaatcaggtcgaatgtagttcaaacatctgacctaactaaaaaaattttcatttttctttctgttgttttttcttttcttttcttttcttttcttttttttctttctttttcttttgttttcaaaacaagtgCCCCAGCTCCTATTTTttagggcatggacctttgacaaatcttttttttttttaactttctaagaattgccccagtttgtactcttgggacatggtttttttctttttcttttttttgactctaaacttgattccaaaagagggtagtcaaataaaataacacaggctcaaaaggggtagcgaaggatataaagtgtttagatagcagaaaaaggacctcccaacctcgagaacgtcaaacatggtatcttttcgcgatcacagcattgacgaacatgtatgtcttcttggtgtgccgtggtcacaagacattttttcatccctaagtgacaaactttccaacaaacttcaattgattaaacatcctcaagcccgatcttcacaatgatttgaaagTGAATTTTACTCGGccttagttccaaagtattccaactctttattcatcctcaaatgtattttttttatttttttatagttaTCCAATTCCATATTAAATCTGTTcttaagatctggccaaaattttcgcatgcatgtcatgtcattagaactagcgacaaaagaactaggaacagaatgacacaaaaggacaaactgtattttattgagtaatggatgaaagggttttacaactaaacaagcaacccaaaatacgagttacaaccctaaaataacccgaataatgaaaatagcaacagaacagacagacaagactcacacaaacagaatggagggatagaagggcttaacttaataaaacaaataaaatctggatcacaaccttgaaataacccagataatagaaaaaacatcaaaacaagctaccaagattccttcctagtgaggagagaATGACAtttcaattgctaggcttgacatttagccacaaatttgcccATCAGAATCAGCaaagccttctccaatttcaacatcattaactttagttagcaagttcccgagaggattctcatactccatgtcaccaagcatcatccccacaaagtgtgtatcatgatgtgcaggtaatggattctgcgcgatattttgggtgtcactgtcttggatcacaatcaggttttcctggatcatcctttctatttctcttttcaaatcccgacagctttcaacattgtgcccctgggcattggaatgatattcacaccttttagaagggtcacaGCTTCTTGCtgggggtccacatgatttggaggaataggtgcaatcatgtcatactgctttaatttctcaa belongs to Nicotiana tabacum cultivar K326 chromosome 6, ASM71507v2, whole genome shotgun sequence and includes:
- the LOC107765497 gene encoding protein FAR1-RELATED SEQUENCE 4-like; its protein translation is MAIDVVEAKPITEKVLQTFDSIQVKGQSIIDINNELVLSIQVLESAPVVRSSSTRYSLKCNDDRCEWCVRAFRIKDSTLFKIVKIKKNHDCSVNTMKVDQRHATSKLISDYIIDNLQDPRFEVTPTFFMAEMQKLHGLDIGYHKAWRAIQRASPLIRGTYELLSSYLYMMKSKNPETYTNIKIDDNNRFLYMFYAYGSSIAGWNHCRPVIAIDATFLKSKYHGVLMISVSKDVNNQIFPLAFGITESENNNSYECYFSELRNAIGSRDNLIFLLDMNESITHGITNVYPESHHEICINHLEQNLKRRKVKIEVIKLFQSAARVYKRKEFNLYVSDITKFDMETFDYLMEEPPEKWARSCSPRRRYVMLTTNIVESMNSVPLEARELPILRMMDFIQVKLRRLVL